In a genomic window of Streptococcus oralis:
- the hprK gene encoding HPr(Ser) kinase/phosphatase: MSVLVRDVIEKLRLDIVYGEGELLEKEINTADIMRPGLEMTGYFDYYTPERIQLLGMKEWSYLVAMPAQNRYQVLKKMFLPETPAVIVARGLVVPEEMLRAARECKIAILTSRTATSRLSGELSSYLDSRLAKRTSVHGVLMDIYGMGVLIQGDSGIGKSETGLELVKRGHRLVADDRVDIYSKDEMTLWGEPAEILKHLLEIRGVGIIDIMSLYGASAVKDSSQVQLAVYLENYDTHKTFDRLGNNAEELEVSGVTIPRIRIPVKTGRNISVVIEAAAMNYRAKEMGFDATRLFEERLTNLIAQNEVKHD; encoded by the coding sequence ATGTCGGTTTTAGTAAGAGATGTCATTGAAAAACTCAGACTAGATATTGTCTATGGTGAAGGCGAATTACTTGAAAAAGAAATCAATACTGCGGACATTATGAGACCTGGTCTTGAAATGACGGGCTATTTTGATTACTATACACCAGAACGGATTCAGCTGTTAGGGATGAAGGAGTGGTCCTATTTAGTTGCCATGCCTGCCCAGAACCGTTATCAAGTTTTGAAGAAGATGTTTCTACCTGAAACACCTGCGGTTATCGTGGCTCGTGGTCTGGTAGTACCAGAGGAAATGTTGAGGGCTGCTAGAGAATGCAAGATTGCGATTTTAACCAGTCGAACAGCAACCAGTCGTTTATCTGGAGAACTTTCTAGCTACCTTGATTCCCGTTTGGCTAAACGTACTAGCGTGCATGGTGTCTTGATGGATATCTATGGCATGGGGGTCTTGATCCAAGGGGATAGTGGTATCGGTAAGAGCGAGACAGGTCTTGAGCTTGTGAAACGTGGACACCGTCTAGTAGCAGACGATCGTGTAGATATTTATTCTAAGGATGAGATGACTCTTTGGGGCGAACCTGCTGAAATCTTGAAGCATTTACTTGAGATTCGTGGAGTTGGGATTATCGATATCATGAGTCTTTATGGTGCGAGTGCTGTAAAAGATTCTTCACAAGTTCAGCTAGCAGTTTATTTGGAAAATTATGATACGCATAAGACCTTTGACCGTCTAGGAAACAATGCCGAAGAACTCGAAGTTTCTGGTGTAACGATTCCGCGTATCCGCATCCCAGTAAAAACAGGACGCAATATCTCCGTTGTTATTGAGGCAGCTGCCATGAACTATCGTGCTAAAGAAATGGGCTTTGATGCGACGCGTTTATTTGAAGAACGCTTGACAAATCTAATCGCTCAAAATGAGGTGAAACATGATTAA